The Lytechinus pictus isolate F3 Inbred chromosome 15, Lp3.0, whole genome shotgun sequence genome contains a region encoding:
- the LOC129277902 gene encoding immediate early response gene 5-like protein yields MEAQKLITMSINKIAGSRRQRGGINLRKNLLVASVLHSARVHYYEEMCNRMPGHIALEQSKPESPVDEDCTESPDWEDEEENTDLETNYDEESDEEDNATAGNLACDVQNSRVVVEQIAVVDKENIAPSGHCQYEKSENMKLENGVHQVSDCDRVAFGNVSQNSTPEACTTTTCLTVPSVKRKRSDAEEPCDSAATTIKRVKVDSQCQTVASPDCGAQSSISSLVDIFKAGFHGLAGEPGNKLSSYVEDQEPSSNNTPSYTTLSTHARPFETLQAAAVIAAC; encoded by the coding sequence ATGGAGGCACAAAAACTTATCACCATGTCTATCAACAAAATTGCCGGTTCTCGTCGACAACGTGGCGGAATAAATCTCCGAAAAAATCTCCTCGTTGCCTCCGTACTACACTCGGCAAGAGTCCACTATTACGAGGAAATGTGCAATAGAATGCCTGGACATATAGCTCTTGAGCAAAGCAAACCTGAATCTCCAGTAGACGAGGACTGTACAGAGTCTCCTGACTGGGAAGACGAGGAGGAGAATACCGATCTTGAGACAAATTACGATGAGGAAAGCGACGAAGAGGACAATGCAACCGCGGGAAACCTGGCATGCGATGTTCAGAACAGCCGGGTGGTAGTTGAACAGATTGCCGTCGTGGACAAAGAAAACATCGCTCCATCTGGACATTGCCAGTACGAAAAATCGGAAAATATGAAGCTGGAAAACGGCGTGCACCAGGTTTCTGACTGTGATCGTGTAGCTTTCGGTAATGTTTCCCAGAATTCAACCCCAGAAGCTTGCACAACGACGACCTGTCTCACCGTCCCCAGCGTAAAGAGGAAGAGATCCGATGCTGAGGAACCTTGCGATTCAGCCGCCACCACCATCAAGCGCGTCAAAGTCGACTCGCAATGTCAAACCGTTGCTTCTCCGGATTGCGGTGCCCAGAGCTCGATCTCCAGTTTAGTGGACATTTTCAAAGCTGGTTTTCATGGACTTGCTGGCGAGCCAGGAAACAAACTATCGAGCTATGTAGAGGATCAGGAACCTTCATCTAACAACACTCCGTCCTACACAACCCTAAGCACCCACGCCAGGCCATTCGAGACTTTACAAGCCGCTGCAGTCATCGCCGCCTGTTAA